The nucleotide sequence CGGCGAAGGTAAAGCTTAAGAAAAAGTGGAAGTCGCTTTCTGAGCTAGTGGTCTGTCAAATTAAATTTGACAGGTAACTGAATACTGAAAGGCTGATTGAAGTTAAATTTTGAGGGTCTGCGACCCGTCAAAATTTTCCTGACGGAACACTAGTAGTCTGTCAACTTTGTTTTGATGGATAGATTAGGGGAGAATGGAGAGGCAGATACCTCTTACCAACCATGCCCCAAAAGAGATACATCGTAGCCCTTAGCTGTGAAGAGCGGGAGACTTTAGAAAGTCTGACAACAACCGGAAAAACATCCGTTTATAAACTCAATCATGCTCGAATTTTGCTGAAAGCTGACATCAACCAGGAAGGCGGCGGTTGGCGGGATCAAGATATCAGTGATGCACTCGATATTAGCGTATCTACGATTGAACGAGTCCGGCAACGCTTTGTTGCACAGAGTTTAGAGGCTGCCTTAGGGCGTCAAACTCCAAGTCGAACCAAGCCCCGCTTACTCGATGGCGAACAAGAAGCGCATTTGATTGCGCTGGCGTGTGCCGAGACTCCTGAAGGACAAGGGAAATGGAGCGTTCGCCTGTTAGCAGACCAACTGGTTGAGTTGGGATATGTAGAGAGCATTTCGCATGAAACCGTGCGGCAAACGCTGAAAAAAACGAACTCAAACCCTGGTTGCAGGAATGCTGGGTAATTCCGCCGAAGTCCAATGGCGAGTTTGTTTACTACATGGAAGATGTTTTGAGCGTTTATACACGCCCTTATGACCCGCGCTACCCGGTCGTTTGTTTCGATGAAACCAGCAAACAATTAGTCCTCGAAACGCAAGTTCCCCTCCCCCCCAACCCGGTCAACCGAAGCGCTATGACTATGAATATGAACGCAATGGGGTCTGTAATCTCTTCATGATTTCTGAACCCTTAGCTGGATGGCGGCATGTAGAAGTCACTGAACGGCGCACCAAACAAGACTATGCCAAACAAATGAAATATCTGGTGGATGTGCGTTACCCCGATGCCGAATGGATTACCATCGTGCATGACCAACTCAATATTCATGACCCATCTGCCTTGTATGAGACGTTTGCACCTCAAGAAGCCAAGCGGATTCTAGACAAATTAGAGATTCATTACACACCAAAACATGGCAGTTGGCTTAACATGGCAGAAATTGAACTCAGTGTTTTAGCCCGTCAGTGCTTGGATCGTCGCATCCCAGATCAAGATACGTTGAAACGGGAAATTGCTGCTTGGGAAGAACGCAGAAATGATCAATCTCGCACCATTGATTGGCAATTTACGACTGAAGATGCTCGCATCAAACTTAAGCGACTCTATCCCTCAATTCTTTCTTGACAAGCTACTAGCCAGTTGCTGAAGGTTGTGAGAGCCTGCCGGACTTTGACCAGAACCGCAGGTGCCAATTCCGCCAGCGCAATCACATAGTCCGCTCGCAGTTCATCTCCATATTTGTGATGGACAATATGGCGAAACTTGCGGTACTCATTCAGGTCGAGCAGGAGGGAACCACTCCACAGGGGAGGACGCTCATTGCCGCCTGGATCTGCAACCTGGGACAGGAGAGCCTGGTGCCAGTTCTCACCCTGAGGCAGCCCCCCATCCAGGGAAACCGCGACTCGTTCGCTCATCCGTTCACATCGACGGTAAAAGTCATTGATGTAACTGGCTAAAGCGCGGATATCGTATTCATCTAAATTGGCTCTAGCTCTTTCCAGGGCTGTTTCCAGGGCTACCGCATTTCGCTCTAACGCGACTAGCTCATCTTGCAAATGTTCCTTTAACGCTAAGTAGGAGTTTCTCGGCATTGGCTTCTCCTGCAAAACACGGGCACGGACTTCTGGATACAGGCTTTCCAGGCGGACCAGGTCTATTTTGAGCCAGTCCGGGGCGATCGCCTCCAGCTCGTCGTATGCCCGCAACCAATCTGCCTGGGACAATCCTGCCACTGCCAGATCCAGGTCTGAATTCTGGTGCCACAGACTCTCGCCCGCCAGGGAACCGAATAGAATGACCTGTTCTGCGTGAAAGCGATCGCGCAGAATTGCCTCGCACTGTTTCGCAACCGCCAAAGCCTCTTGCTTTCGCTGTTCCAGAACTTGGGAGAGCGCAGGAGAGTTGGCTGAAAGCCCTGCCGCCGGGTTGGGATAAGCTGTCATGGGTTACAGGGTGAGAAGCGATGATGACATGATATAGCAGGGGACAGGGCTTAGGGGACGGGAAACCGTTGAACCACAACAGCTCGTTTATTCCGGATATGGTTCTTAACAGCCGTAAAAATGTAGTGGATTGGTTCACCCATTCGGTTCCTGTCAATGGGGTGACTCATTGAACAGCATAATTTACAGGCACAATTTCAGGCACAATTTACAAATTTACACCGGGTGTCCGGTGATAAAGAACAGTGTCGAAGAACTTTAGTTCTGGATGTTGTTCCTGGTCTTCAGGCTGTCACTTTATAGCGCTAGCCATCCAGGTCAGGACAACGTAGAACGCTCAACCCCTGATCCCTTTATCCTCCTTTCCCTGTCCCCTTTCCCCTGCTATGAATGGCAACGCTTAAATAGCAACCAAAGCATAGCAGCCTGCCAGGCAGATTTTGAAGGGTTGCTAACCCTTCAAAACCCCGCAAATTGGTTTTTCCAGGTTTAGACAACCGGCAACGTTCCTTTTGGTAAACCAGCAGGAGTGGGCTTTGATGGTCACGCGATCTCAGTCCCTCCAACGTAACCTTCTTCGGTCTGATGCCGTTTAATCATGGGGGAGGTCGTATTGCAGAAGCCGTGTACCCGAAATCGTAAGCGCTCAAAACGACGGGCGATCGCCTGTCCAATTCATGGTTGCTATCTGGACAGTGTCAGCCAGAAGTATGCTTTATTTGCTGATCAGGCTGGACAACTGCAACAGCGGGGGATAAACCGGCGTACTGCTCTGATGCTGGTGCAGTCTAAAACAGCCATACCGCTGGTGGGTGAGTGGCTGGAAGCATTCTGGTGCGCCGAGTGCCAGACAACGATATGGTATCACATTCGCAAACAGGAGAGCCATCACCCATCTCAAGCCGCGAGCTATCAGGTGGCGATCGCCCCGCCTGAACTCTGGCAACAGGCAACGGGGTTAATTCACCCTAACGGCAACCCTTCTGTAGGGGAGTTTACCCGCCGCCAGGCTCGTATGGTTGGATATCAGGGGATTCGCGGGGTTGGGGGGGGTAGAAGGAGGAAAGATGAGGGATGAAGTTGAAAGTTGAAAGTAACCAATGACCAATGACTAATGACTAAGTAACTAATGACTAATAACTAATGACACGATGGGCAACTTACTGGCTGAAACCCCTAATTTCTCCTTCAGGAAAGCCCGATTTTGGCGCTTTCCCTCGTTACGAGGTCCTGCTTTGTAACGAAGACAGGAGGCTCCGCCTCCAGGTTTACCATGAGGCAGAGCCTCACCATTAGGCATTCCCAGGCAGAGCCTGGGAACGAGTCCTCTCGTTCCAAAAAAAAGTTGCACATCACGTCAATTACCGATTACCAGTTACCAATTACCCCAAATTCCTGGTGGCTTGCCGTTTACAAAGGGTAGGATGAAGGATGAAATACCACACTCGATACCCGGTACCCAAAATCGTGGTTAAATCGTAGTCACGGTTCAATACCTGAGCTATGTACCAGAGCAACCCACCACGCCCGCCCCAGGAAACTCTCCCAACCATGTATGATCTTCCCAGCGAAGATCCGGAGGAGCCTGGGTTGCCTGACGAGTTTCATCTGATTCAGCCTCGTCTGCTGGACGAAACCTGCCGTCCACCGAACTTTGCACCGGATGCCATCTTCACAGCCAGTGATCTGAACCTCTACTACGACAGCCGCCATACCCTGTGGTACAAGCGCCCCGACTGGTTTTTAGTACTGGGAGTTGCTCGTGCTCAACAGCAGCAGGAGATGCGCCTGAGCTATCTGATCTGGCAGGAAGGAGTTGCCCCCTTTCTGGTGGTTGAGCTGCTATCACCCGGCACTGAATCGGAGGATCTGGGAAGAAATCTGCGAGAAGTGAACCAGCCCCCGACCAAATGGCAGGTATACGAGCAGATTTTGCGAGTTCCCTATTACGTGGTGTTTGATCGGTATGCGAATCAGTTGCAAGTGTTTCAACTGGTTGCCACCCGTTACCAGGAAATTACGCTGTCTGAGCAGCGGTTCTGGTTTGAGGAGATTGAATTAGGACTGGGGGTATGGCAGGGGCGCTATCAGAATGCAAATGGGCTATGGTTGCGCTGGTATGATGCGGAGGGCAACTGGCTCCCCACAGCAGAGGAGCGATCGCAGCAGGAACGCCAGCGGGCTGAACAGGAACGCCAGCGGGCTGAACAGGAACAGCAACGGGCTGAACAGGAACGCCAGCGGGCTGAGCAAGAACAGCAACGGGCTGAGCAGGAACGCCAGCGGGCCGAGCAGGAACAGCAACGGGCTGAACAGGAACGCCAGCGAGCTGAACAGGCTGAGGAGTTACTACAGCAGGAACGCCAGCGGGCAGAAAAGTTGGCTGCCCGCCTGCGAGCGTTGGGGCTTGACCCGGAGCAGTTGTAGTTATCTTTTTACACTCGTTATAGCGTTTCTCAATTGAGTGAGGTGCGGGGGTGTGAGGCACAGTGAGGGTGGGGAGCACCCTCACTGTGCCTCACACCTTTGAAAAGGGCTATATCCTTCAGACAGATCTCGGACTTTTTTGAAAAAGTCCGAGATCTTTTCCCATTTTGAAGAATCTAAAAAGAAGCTGAATTTATATCAAGCTTCTCTCCTGATCGCAGGTTTGAGGGCTGTATAGGTTTAGAGAAATGGCATGTGCATTTTCTGGAAACGTTACGGCTCAGGGGTAATTGATGAACCATCGCAAACCGCAGGGCACCGCTTCATCGGTGGCCCATTCCCTCAAAGCTCCACCCCAACCCCCTAAGCGAGTTATCCATACTTCTGCAAGCTGGTTTCGCCAACCAGGACCCCCCATCTGGAAAAAGATGGGGCGAGACTTGCTGGCATCACGGGAACTGGCCTGGCGCTTGATGGTGAAGGATCTGAGTGCCCAGTACCGCCAGTCTCTTTTGGGGATTGCCTGGGCGTTTATTCCACCGATTATTCTGGCAGCCGGGTTTACCTTTGCGGCAAACTCACGGGTGATTAACATTGGTGAAACAGACATTCCCTATCCCGCTTACGTGATGTTGAGTACGATGCTGTGGCAAACGTTTGTGGAGGCGTTAAATGGGCCGATTCAGGCGGTGACAGGTGCCAAAACATTGATGGCAAAGATCAACTTCCCCCGTGAGGCAATCGTATTGTCAAAATTGGGTCAGGTGTTTGTCAATTTTGGCATCAAGTTGATTTTAGTCATTGGTGTGTTTCTCTGGTTTCGCCTGTCGGTGCCCTGGACGGTGTTAATTGCTCCTGTTGCATTGATTCACCTGATTGTATTTGGCACATTTTTAGGATTGTTGCTGGCACCCCTGGCAGGGCTATATACGGATGTGACGAAGGCGTTGCCTTTAATTATGAGTCCCTGGTTGTTACTCACACCTGTAGTCTATCCAGTACCGCAGGGGGGACGGTTTGCGACGATCGTCCATTTGAATCCGGTGACGCCGCTGTTGGTGACAACGCGAGAGCTGGCAACTACAGGCACCATTTCTGAACCCCAGGGGTTCTGGATTGTGAGTGGCATTGCCTTTGTGGGTTTGCTGGTTGCCTGGGTTCTTTACCGGGTTGCCATGCCTTACGTGATTGAAAGAGTTAGTTCTTAAACATGGTTGAAGCACTAAACCAGAATTATGAGGAGATGACCCATTCCAATTCTGAGGAAGTCATCCTTTCGGTGAATGGGGTTTCTAAGAAGTTTTGTCGGGATTTGAAGCGATCGCTACTGTATGGGGTTCAGGATATTGCTTCTGACCTGGTTGGACTGCGGCAGGAAAGCAACAAACTGCGCCCGAAGGAATTCTGGGCTTTGCAGGATGTAAGTTTCCAACTCCGCCGGGGAGAAGCCTTGGGGTTGGTTGGTAAGAATGGCAGCGGCAAATCAACGCTATTGAGGATTATTGCCGGGTTGATTAAACCCGATGCCGGATCAGTGGAAGCGAAAGGACGAGTTGCGCCTCTGATTGCGTTAAGTGCAGGCTTTAACCCTATCCTGACCGGGCGAGAAAATATTTATGCCAATATGTCGATTCTAGGACTGTCAAAAAAGGAAATTGATGATCGCTTTGATCAGGTCGTGGAGTTTGCTGAGATTGGAGATGCAATAGAGTCACCACTACAAACCTATAGCTCTGGCATGGCAGCACGCCTCGGGTTCGCATCAGCAATTCATACTGATCCAGATATTCTTCTAATCGACGAAGTATTAGCAGTAGGAGACATTAAATTCCGGGCAAAATGTTACCGAAAACTTGCCTCATTACTGAAATTAGGGACAAGTTTTATCATGGTTTCCCACGATCCACAATCAATTCTTCAAATGTGTAATTCTGCAATTTATCTATCTAAAGGAGAATTAATTTGCGCAGATATAACATTTAATGTCATGCAAAGGTATGAACAGGACTTATTTTTAGGTGATAAGAAGACTAATCTTCCAGGTTTTTTAGAACTCGATGGAAAACCTTCGCAGGAAAGCCAGGGCTTAGATATTCAATCCATTTATTTCAGTGGCTCTCAGGATGGCTTACTTCAACAGCCACTCAGAAGCGGATTTCCAACAAAGCTTCATATTGTTTGTAAAGCAAGGGAATCTCTCAAAAATGTGAATGTCTATTTGAAGATATCTCAAATAGGAAGTGGTGAGGGTACAGTTTTGCAAATAGATACAGCTAATGATGGGAATTCATTTGAAGTTGAACCAGGCATTTACGTCATGAGTTTAGAGATGCCTTACCTCGGTTTACCATCAGGTGTTTATTCAATGAGCATAAAGCTCAAACAAGAGAGGATTTACACACTTGATTTCGTAGAATCCTTCCAATTTACTGTGGAATCATCCGGAACTATGCATAACTGCCGATTCTACCAACCAAGAAGTTGGAATATTACTAAAAAACAGTAAGTAAGAAAGTGTCAGTCTTTAGCATGCCATACTATCAGTCCATTGCTACAGGCTTTACCAGCCTACGTTCAATTCAATAATTCAACTCAGCTACCTGGAACTTCTGACAGTCCTGAAACTTGGAGCGAGAAACGAGTATGTTGTACCCTAAGCTAGAACGCCAGCATCGCCTGGTAAGAGTCTGGTCCAATCGTGAACTTAAAAAATTATCAGGTCTATTTACTGGCACAGTCATTAATGTCTCTGCGGCAGATGATCAAGATAAAGAAGGGGGGGTTTATAGTGATTATTTCCTTAATAAATCCGCATATTTTATAACAAATTATGCTGGAGATGATGGTTACCAATCACGGGAAAATGAAATTTTACTCGATATGTCAGTGAATTTACCTGATGAGTTAAAGCATCGCTTTGACGTGGTATTTAATCATACTATGCTCGAACATGTTTTCGATATTTTTACAGCCTTTAGAAATCTATGTCAGCTCTCTAAGGATATTGTTATCGTCGTCGTTCCTTTTTCCCAGGTTCAACATGCTGTTAATAGATCCTATGGTGACTACTGGAGGTTTACACCATTGGCTCTTAGAAAACTATTTGAGGAAAATGGACTAAAGGTTATTTACGAGGCAGAAAGCCCATTTCAAGACTCCTCAGTTTATTTATTTTTCGTCGGATCGCGTCATCCTGAAAAATGGGAAGGTTTTGTTCCAGACTTCACCCCTATTAAGCAGTCCGGTAAATGGATTGGAACCACTACGACTACTGCTGATGGTGTACATTCTACATTCAATTACTCGCGTTTGAAAAAGCTAATTAGAAATCTATTCCAAAGAGTACATCTCTCATCCTAATCGTTAGCATTTATTAGTGTTTGAAATGACTGAAATTTGAGTCTTTTCTTGTTTTTATGCTTAGCCAAACTCTAAAACCAACCAACATTACAGCCATAGTTCGTTCTGCTGGAGAAAGAACAGAGTCCGTTTGCCATGCCCTCATATCGCAACAGGTTCCTCAAGAAAACATTGTGATTATTCATGAAGTCCCTTTTGCTGCCGCCGTTGCCAAAACCTTTGAAGTTGGAATTGAACGAGGATTACCCTGGACTCTGTGTATTGATGCAGATGTTCTGCTGCGGGAAAATGCAATCCTTGATCTCCTTAAAATTGCAGAAAAGGCAGAGGAAAATGTTTTTGAAATTCAAGCAAGTGTCTTGTGTAAATTCTTTGGAGGCCATCGACCTGCGGGCAATCACCTCTATCGCACATCACTGCTAGAAAAGGGGCTGTCCTGTGTTGCTGACGCTAGTTTCATTAGACCAGAAACAGAAACGATTAATCGAATGAAGGAGCAAGGTCATCCCTTTATTGAAGTTGGAATGATTGTTGGGCTTCATGACTATGAGCAGTTTTACAAGGATATTTACCGGAAGTGTTTTATCCAGGCTCGTAAGCATGGAGAACTGAGCCAAAAATTGTTTCAGCCAATGTGGTCAAGGCTTGTAGCCGAAGATCCTGATTTCGAAGTTGCCCTTTGGGGGTTAAAAGATGGTCAGACGTTTACTGGAGAAGTACAAATCGATGTGAAACGGTTTCCAGAACAAATTAATGGGCGATTGTCGCAGCGAGGTTGGCAGGAGAAAGAAAGTCTAAACACCACCAATTACTTAAACGAAAATATTTCTAATATTATTAATCATTTTGTACCTGCACCTGAGTTTGCTTTAGTATACCCGCAACGGGTCGCTGTCTCAGCTACTAAAAATATAGGAAACAGGGCAAGAATTAAGTCATTATATAGGTACTTTCAGAAACTATTTTCAGCTTAATACATGTATGAATACCATTAAATTCCTTCAAAAATCAATTTTATATTCTATCAGGCATGTCAGGGCATATAAAAATAATTGCTACTTAAATTCGAGAGGCGCTAAAAATACTAAAAACCTGACCTATTTTGGTCCAGTTAAATTTGCTATAGATAAATCCTCCAAGATTCATATTGGAGGAAAAGTTATTTTTGATAATTGTGAAATCCATTTAGAAAGACATTCAGAATCTCTATTGCTGATGGAACGGTTATTAAAGGCGTAAGGATCAGCCTGACGAAAGGAGCAACCTTAAAGATTGGCGATCATGTTTTGATCGAAAGAATTGAACCTTACCCCCAGGCGATTAATTTGTCAAATGCTACCTGCTCGATTGGTCATGGTTCCAGGATTCGAGCTTCTATTAAAGGCAGTGGCGGGGCTGAAATAAAGATTGGTCAGAAGACTTTCATTAATCAAGGTACGGAATTACGATGCCGCACTTCCCTGTCAATCGGTGATTATGTGTTGATTTCCTATGAGGTTGACATTTTTGATAATAATACTCACTCTACCGATTGGCAGGAAAGACGCAATATGATTCTATCGAGTCCGATGAACACCTTAATCGATAAAACAACCCCAAAAGCAAAGCCAATTGTGATTGGGAATGACTGCTGGATTGGCAAAAGAGCCACCGTCCTGAAAGGAGTTACTTTGGGCGATCGCTCAATCGTTGCTCTGGGAGCCATTGTGACCTCTTCTATTCCAGAAGATTGCGTGGCTTATGGCAATCCTGCCCGGTGGAAGCCGATTGAATTGTCGAAATCGGATGGGGCTGAGATAAGCGCAAATTAGACCTCCGATTTTTTGAAAAAATCGGAGGTCTGGCCAACTTAATGATTACTCATAATTTCTGATTCTTTATGACCAAAGCTCGTTTATTCACTGCGTTAAATACCCGGTATCAGAATTTAAGGCGTTATGTTTTAGAGCATTTGGGAATTGATTGGTATTCAAGACCTGCGTTCAACGACCTGGATCGTAAATTAGCCCATTACCTGCCCGCCAAAGGAGTGTTTATTGAAGCCGGAGCACACGATGGATTTACAGAAAGCAATACCTATTACCTGGAAAAAATCAAAGGCTGGAAGGGGGTGTTAGTCGAACCTATCGAAGGCAACTTCAAAGCTTGTGTGAAAACCCGCCCGAACTCAAAGGTTTATCACTGCGGGCTGGTTTCCCCAAGCTATCCTGAAAAGACAATTCGCCTTTGCTATGGCGGGCTGATGTCCTTTGTCACAGACATTTACACAGATCCACAAACGAAGCAGGAACAAATCAACCGAATCAAAAAATACCTCCAGCCCGTTGAGGTTGAAGTGAAAGCAAGAACTCTGACTTCTATTCTGGATGGCAGCGGTTTCACTAATTTTGACTTTTTATCGTTAGACGTTGAGGGCTATGAACTGGAAGTTCTCAAAGGACTGGATCTGAGAAAA is from Leptothermofonsia sichuanensis E412 and encodes:
- a CDS encoding ABC transporter ATP-binding protein, whose amino-acid sequence is MVEALNQNYEEMTHSNSEEVILSVNGVSKKFCRDLKRSLLYGVQDIASDLVGLRQESNKLRPKEFWALQDVSFQLRRGEALGLVGKNGSGKSTLLRIIAGLIKPDAGSVEAKGRVAPLIALSAGFNPILTGRENIYANMSILGLSKKEIDDRFDQVVEFAEIGDAIESPLQTYSSGMAARLGFASAIHTDPDILLIDEVLAVGDIKFRAKCYRKLASLLKLGTSFIMVSHDPQSILQMCNSAIYLSKGELICADITFNVMQRYEQDLFLGDKKTNLPGFLELDGKPSQESQGLDIQSIYFSGSQDGLLQQPLRSGFPTKLHIVCKARESLKNVNVYLKISQIGSGEGTVLQIDTANDGNSFEVEPGIYVMSLEMPYLGLPSGVYSMSIKLKQERIYTLDFVESFQFTVESSGTMHNCRFYQPRSWNITKKQ
- a CDS encoding nucleotidyltransferase family protein; its protein translation is MTAYPNPAAGLSANSPALSQVLEQRKQEALAVAKQCEAILRDRFHAEQVILFGSLAGESLWHQNSDLDLAVAGLSQADWLRAYDELEAIAPDWLKIDLVRLESLYPEVRARVLQEKPMPRNSYLALKEHLQDELVALERNAVALETALERARANLDEYDIRALASYINDFYRRCERMSERVAVSLDGGLPQGENWHQALLSQVADPGGNERPPLWSGSLLLDLNEYRKFRHIVHHKYGDELRADYVIALAELAPAVLVKVRQALTTFSNWLVACQERIEG
- a CDS encoding Uma2 family endonuclease, with translation MYDLPSEDPEEPGLPDEFHLIQPRLLDETCRPPNFAPDAIFTASDLNLYYDSRHTLWYKRPDWFLVLGVARAQQQQEMRLSYLIWQEGVAPFLVVELLSPGTESEDLGRNLREVNQPPTKWQVYEQILRVPYYVVFDRYANQLQVFQLVATRYQEITLSEQRFWFEEIELGLGVWQGRYQNANGLWLRWYDAEGNWLPTAEERSQQERQRAEQERQRAEQEQQRAEQERQRAEQEQQRAEQERQRAEQEQQRAEQERQRAEQAEELLQQERQRAEKLAARLRALGLDPEQL
- a CDS encoding FkbM family methyltransferase; the protein is MTKARLFTALNTRYQNLRRYVLEHLGIDWYSRPAFNDLDRKLAHYLPAKGVFIEAGAHDGFTESNTYYLEKIKGWKGVLVEPIEGNFKACVKTRPNSKVYHCGLVSPSYPEKTIRLCYGGLMSFVTDIYTDPQTKQEQINRIKKYLQPVEVEVKARTLTSILDGSGFTNFDFLSLDVEGYELEVLKGLDLRKYRPTFMLVECRDPDSKAAISSYLSGHYSLVAQLTHRDFLFQAI
- a CDS encoding acyltransferase, with amino-acid sequence MSNATCSIGHGSRIRASIKGSGGAEIKIGQKTFINQGTELRCRTSLSIGDYVLISYEVDIFDNNTHSTDWQERRNMILSSPMNTLIDKTTPKAKPIVIGNDCWIGKRATVLKGVTLGDRSIVALGAIVTSSIPEDCVAYGNPARWKPIELSKSDGAEISAN
- a CDS encoding ABC transporter permease, giving the protein MNHRKPQGTASSVAHSLKAPPQPPKRVIHTSASWFRQPGPPIWKKMGRDLLASRELAWRLMVKDLSAQYRQSLLGIAWAFIPPIILAAGFTFAANSRVINIGETDIPYPAYVMLSTMLWQTFVEALNGPIQAVTGAKTLMAKINFPREAIVLSKLGQVFVNFGIKLILVIGVFLWFRLSVPWTVLIAPVALIHLIVFGTFLGLLLAPLAGLYTDVTKALPLIMSPWLLLTPVVYPVPQGGRFATIVHLNPVTPLLVTTRELATTGTISEPQGFWIVSGIAFVGLLVAWVLYRVAMPYVIERVSS
- a CDS encoding class I SAM-dependent methyltransferase is translated as MLYPKLERQHRLVRVWSNRELKKLSGLFTGTVINVSAADDQDKEGGVYSDYFLNKSAYFITNYAGDDGYQSRENEILLDMSVNLPDELKHRFDVVFNHTMLEHVFDIFTAFRNLCQLSKDIVIVVVPFSQVQHAVNRSYGDYWRFTPLALRKLFEENGLKVIYEAESPFQDSSVYLFFVGSRHPEKWEGFVPDFTPIKQSGKWIGTTTTTADGVHSTFNYSRLKKLIRNLFQRVHLSS